A single genomic interval of Acetobacteraceae bacterium harbors:
- a CDS encoding glycosyltransferase family 39 protein, protein MELRRRLHTCLAVTMRQALSNNIAVGPLLIFVTMARLILAAKIGLTPDEVYYWIWSQHLQGGYLDHPPAVAFIIRAGTWVWGDTTFGIRFFEPILALAGSFFLINAGRDLMGRREDGIKAALLLNATLFLGVGAATMTPDTPLLFFNTLALWALGRLYVTKRPEWWLLIGAAFGLGFDSKYTAVLPALACGIWWLFSPRKPPFKWVAGGALTGWLFISPVLLWNAQHHWASFLKQGGRAQDWAPSRAAQFCGELLGGQIGLATPLIFLLCVSGVIAAVRRARRGDALWLLSAMVVLPGGVFLQHALGGRVQANWPIILYPAAILLATHMRGVASAACLGYVMTGLIYLQALAHIIPLSPHHDIVARQTGGWRDFAQHLARENQGQAVIFRDYAQASLIHFYAPELTIYSTDPRWFYLDRPVGREGAALLVEKQESRDAILRGWVAASPNPTSLCRKARRQNIKCYRLTPIKNSGKDSVIMRQVG, encoded by the coding sequence ATGGAATTACGCCGTCGCCTCCACACTTGTCTGGCGGTGACAATGCGTCAGGCCCTTTCCAATAATATCGCGGTCGGGCCCCTTCTCATTTTCGTCACCATGGCGCGGCTGATCCTCGCCGCCAAAATCGGCCTGACGCCGGATGAGGTCTATTACTGGATCTGGTCCCAGCATCTTCAGGGGGGGTATCTTGATCATCCCCCCGCCGTGGCTTTTATCATCCGTGCCGGCACATGGGTCTGGGGTGATACGACCTTCGGCATCCGGTTTTTCGAGCCGATCCTGGCGCTGGCCGGTTCATTTTTTCTCATCAATGCGGGCAGGGATTTGATGGGGCGGCGTGAGGACGGCATCAAAGCCGCGCTCCTTTTAAATGCGACGCTCTTTCTCGGTGTCGGGGCGGCGACGATGACGCCGGATACACCGCTCCTGTTTTTCAACACATTGGCCTTGTGGGCGCTGGGGCGTCTCTATGTGACAAAGCGCCCTGAATGGTGGCTCCTTATCGGCGCGGCTTTCGGACTGGGTTTTGACAGCAAATATACGGCCGTACTTCCGGCTCTTGCCTGCGGAATATGGTGGCTTTTCTCGCCTCGAAAACCGCCCTTCAAATGGGTTGCTGGTGGCGCGCTCACGGGATGGCTCTTCATTTCGCCCGTTCTTCTTTGGAATGCGCAGCATCATTGGGCGAGCTTTCTGAAACAGGGCGGCAGGGCGCAGGATTGGGCGCCATCGCGCGCCGCGCAATTTTGTGGAGAATTGCTGGGGGGGCAGATCGGCCTTGCGACGCCGCTTATCTTCCTGCTGTGTGTGAGCGGCGTCATCGCAGCGGTACGTCGGGCGCGTCGCGGCGACGCTTTGTGGCTGCTCAGCGCCATGGTGGTGCTCCCGGGCGGCGTCTTTCTGCAACATGCGTTGGGGGGAAGGGTCCAGGCAAATTGGCCGATCATTCTTTACCCAGCCGCAATTCTGCTCGCCACCCATATGCGCGGTGTCGCCTCGGCCGCCTGCCTTGGTTATGTCATGACGGGCCTCATATACCTCCAGGCTTTAGCGCATATCATACCGCTTTCGCCCCACCATGATATCGTGGCGCGCCAGACCGGGGGGTGGCGGGATTTCGCACAGCATCTCGCGCGGGAAAATCAGGGGCAGGCCGTCATATTCCGGGATTATGCGCAGGCGTCCCTCATCCATTTTTATGCGCCCGAACTGACGATTTACAGCACGGACCCGCGATGGTTTTACCTCGATCGCCCGGTCGGGCGGGAAGGGGCGGCGCTTCTGGTTGAAAAACAGGAGTCGCGGGACGCCATTTTGCGCGGATGGGTTGCGGCGTCGCCAAACCCGACGTCCCTATGTCGAAAGGCGCGGAGGCAGAATATAAAATGTTACCGTCTGACGCCGATCAAAAATTCAGGAAAGGACTCGGTTATCATGAGGCAAGTGGGGTGA
- a CDS encoding LysR family transcriptional regulator, protein MDWDKLRIFYAVVEAGSFTHAGEKLGLSQSTVSRQIFSLEDDLRVQLFNRRARGLILTEQGETLAATVREVFEKLITTQESLRDSTAKATGVIKLTTTSEFGLYWLIPRLKRFFVQQPEIDIQVLLDDTDLDLNQREADVAIRVHPPRQPDLIQRHLATFSIPVYASQNYLADKRTPRHFRDLAQHQIISFSGDPLMLPHTNWLRKALCKRQHMPSRSHLEVNSCPAMAEAISKGLGVGAMPSYVAASYPHLVRLVPEHPVPALKLYLVYPQNLKASMRLILLRNFLLNEISLGNIGGDDACNISTVAESTSHTSLEF, encoded by the coding sequence GTGGACTGGGACAAGCTACGCATCTTTTACGCTGTGGTTGAGGCGGGCTCCTTCACCCACGCGGGTGAAAAACTGGGTTTAAGCCAATCCACTGTTTCGCGGCAGATTTTCTCCCTGGAGGATGATTTGCGGGTTCAGCTTTTCAACCGTCGCGCGCGGGGCCTGATCCTGACGGAACAGGGTGAAACCCTTGCCGCCACGGTGCGGGAGGTTTTCGAGAAACTCATCACCACGCAGGAATCGTTGCGTGACAGCACCGCGAAAGCGACGGGCGTCATTAAATTGACAACGACATCCGAGTTCGGCCTTTACTGGCTGATCCCACGATTGAAACGGTTTTTTGTTCAACAACCTGAGATTGATATCCAAGTCTTACTTGATGACACAGATCTCGATCTGAACCAGCGTGAGGCCGATGTCGCCATACGCGTGCATCCACCGCGACAACCTGACCTGATTCAAAGGCACCTCGCGACATTCTCGATACCTGTTTATGCGAGTCAGAATTACCTTGCGGATAAGCGCACTCCACGTCATTTCCGCGACCTTGCACAACATCAGATCATCAGTTTTTCCGGTGATCCCCTTATGTTGCCGCACACAAACTGGCTTCGAAAGGCGCTTTGCAAACGGCAGCACATGCCCTCCCGCAGCCATCTTGAGGTTAATAGCTGCCCTGCCATGGCGGAAGCGATCTCAAAAGGATTGGGCGTTGGCGCGATGCCGAGTTACGTGGCGGCATCGTACCCCCACCTGGTGCGCCTTGTTCCGGAACATCCTGTTCCGGCGCTTAAGCTTTACCTTGTCTACCCGCAGAATCTGAAAGCCTCGATGCGACTCATCTTGTTGCGCAATTTTCTGTTAAATGAAATCAGTCTCGGAAATATCGGGGGCGACGACGCCTGTAATATATCGACAGTTGCCGAATCAACCTCTCATACAAGTCTTGAATTCTGA
- the rpmF gene encoding 50S ribosomal protein L32, with translation MAVPKRKTSPSRRGMRRSHHALTIQASAECANCGELKRPHHVCSHCGHYDGREVVATGKTLKTIVRA, from the coding sequence ATGGCCGTTCCGAAAAGAAAAACCTCGCCATCCCGTCGCGGTATGCGCCGGAGCCATCACGCCCTGACGATTCAGGCGAGCGCAGAATGCGCCAATTGTGGTGAACTGAAACGCCCTCATCACGTCTGCTCTCATTGTGGACATTATGATGGACGTGAGGTGGTCGCTACCGGCAAGACCCTGAAGACAATTGTCCGCGCCTGA
- a CDS encoding ATP-binding protein, producing the protein MIFRKFGRRIERPLRRFLPRSLFGRSLLIVFVPLFVTQLVAFQLFYGNYLSLVSRRLADSVVAELAMTVRLVARFPDERDWILDQARREQQLIVTYGEMSDAKIERTRNVLGPMYDDLQDAVRRIFHTSCRIDWHATSDNVRFELPYRGGLLIVEVPRKRLVTGPVWFFFAWAGGSATILFGIAGLFIRNQVRVIRGISHAAEQFGVGRDDGPIHPRGAREVRKAAVAFNRMQARVNRFVEQRTIVLAGVSHDLRTPLTRLRLSLSMIPNAGVIEAAALRPDIADMVSDIAEMEALMNSYLTFARGEGAEAPVETDLSALLRRIAADTERVGGRITHIDIPDGIFAVVRPDALRRALANIAENARTHGGSMSITLNRRETEIFICIDDDGDGIPLHLREEVFQLFSRNRATVSGSGLGLTIARDIMRAHGGEITLLDSPQGGLRVLVRLPTPD; encoded by the coding sequence ATGATTTTTCGAAAATTCGGGCGTAGGATCGAACGGCCTTTACGACGATTTCTGCCGCGCTCGCTCTTCGGGCGGTCGCTTCTCATCGTCTTTGTGCCTCTTTTCGTGACGCAGCTTGTCGCATTCCAGCTTTTTTACGGCAATTATCTCAGCCTTGTCTCAAGACGCCTGGCCGACTCCGTCGTAGCCGAACTGGCCATGACGGTACGGCTGGTTGCGCGTTTCCCGGATGAGCGGGACTGGATTCTGGACCAGGCGCGTCGGGAGCAGCAACTCATCGTCACTTATGGCGAAATGTCCGACGCCAAAATCGAGCGCACGCGTAACGTCTTAGGCCCGATGTATGATGACCTGCAGGATGCTGTCAGGCGCATCTTTCATACATCTTGCCGCATTGATTGGCACGCGACGTCGGATAATGTGCGGTTCGAGTTGCCCTATCGTGGCGGGCTGCTGATTGTCGAGGTGCCGCGAAAAAGACTGGTGACGGGGCCTGTATGGTTTTTCTTCGCTTGGGCGGGGGGTAGCGCGACCATTCTTTTCGGCATTGCAGGGCTTTTCATCCGCAATCAGGTCCGCGTCATACGCGGGATTTCCCACGCTGCGGAGCAGTTCGGCGTCGGGCGCGATGATGGGCCGATCCATCCGCGCGGCGCGCGGGAAGTGCGCAAGGCGGCGGTGGCTTTCAACCGGATGCAGGCGCGCGTCAACCGGTTTGTTGAGCAACGCACGATCGTCCTTGCCGGTGTCTCGCATGATCTGCGCACGCCCCTGACCCGCCTGCGTCTCTCTCTCTCGATGATCCCGAATGCCGGCGTGATTGAAGCGGCGGCGCTGCGGCCCGACATTGCCGATATGGTGTCCGACATTGCGGAGATGGAGGCGCTGATGAACAGCTACCTGACCTTCGCACGCGGGGAGGGGGCGGAAGCGCCGGTCGAGACGGATCTCAGCGCCTTGCTCCGTCGGATCGCCGCGGATACGGAACGCGTCGGCGGACGCATCACCCATATTGATATTCCGGACGGCATTTTTGCCGTGGTGCGACCGGATGCGCTGCGGCGCGCGCTTGCCAATATCGCGGAAAATGCGCGCACGCACGGGGGCAGCATGTCCATAACCCTCAACCGCCGCGAGACGGAAATCTTCATTTGCATCGATGATGACGGCGATGGCATTCCCCTGCACCTGCGGGAAGAGGTTTTTCAGCTTTTCTCACGCAATCGCGCAACGGTCAGTGGGAGCGGCCTGGGACTGACGATTGCACGCGACATCATGCGCGCCCATGGGGGCGAGATCACGCTTCTCGATAGCCCGCAGGGCGGGTTGCGTGTTCTGGTGCGTTTGCCGACGCCTGACTGA
- the trxB gene encoding thioredoxin-disulfide reductase produces the protein MTRKYETDLIVIGAGPAGYTAAIYAARASLKPILVTGLQPGGQLTITTDVENYPGFAAPIQGPWLMEQMHAQAESVGTRMVTDLVTTCEDLGDKKPFRFRFTGDSGDVYLAKSAVIATGAQAKWLGLPSETRLQGAGVSACATCDGFFFRGKHIAVIGGGNTAVEEALYLTRHADKVTLIHRRDTLRAERIMQERLFADPKIKVLWNRSVDDVLSDGTPATVSGLRLKNLQKNTLETLAVDGVFIAIGHQPNTAPFLDFVSCDAEGYVNTPPGSTRTSRPGIFAAGDVQDRVFRQAVTAAGTGCMAALEAERFIAGES, from the coding sequence ATGACGCGTAAATATGAAACGGACCTTATCGTGATTGGTGCAGGGCCCGCCGGATATACAGCTGCGATTTACGCCGCGCGTGCCAGTCTTAAGCCGATATTGGTGACGGGTCTACAACCTGGCGGGCAATTGACCATCACAACCGATGTGGAAAATTATCCTGGCTTCGCAGCGCCCATTCAGGGGCCATGGCTGATGGAGCAGATGCACGCCCAGGCGGAATCTGTGGGGACCCGCATGGTGACGGATCTCGTCACCACATGTGAGGATCTCGGCGATAAAAAACCCTTCCGTTTTCGCTTCACGGGAGATTCAGGGGACGTTTATCTCGCCAAATCGGCTGTCATCGCCACTGGCGCACAGGCGAAATGGCTCGGCCTCCCCTCCGAAACCCGGCTACAAGGGGCTGGCGTATCCGCCTGTGCAACATGTGACGGGTTTTTCTTCCGCGGTAAGCATATCGCGGTCATTGGTGGCGGAAATACGGCGGTTGAGGAGGCCCTCTATCTAACACGTCATGCGGATAAAGTGACCCTCATCCATCGACGCGACACATTGCGCGCGGAACGCATCATGCAGGAGCGGCTTTTCGCTGATCCGAAAATCAAGGTTCTATGGAATCGCAGCGTTGATGACGTTCTCTCGGACGGAACACCGGCCACCGTCAGCGGGCTTCGCCTGAAAAATCTCCAGAAAAACACGTTGGAGACCCTGGCAGTTGATGGCGTTTTCATCGCGATCGGCCATCAACCGAATACAGCGCCGTTTCTGGACTTTGTGAGCTGTGACGCTGAGGGCTATGTCAACACGCCCCCAGGCTCAACGCGCACGTCCCGTCCCGGTATTTTTGCGGCAGGTGATGTGCAGGACAGGGTTTTTCGGCAGGCTGTCACCGCAGCGGGCACAGGCTGCATGGCCGCTTTAGAGGCTGAGCGTTTCATTGCGGGTGAATCGTGA
- the rpsU gene encoding 30S ribosomal protein S21, whose amino-acid sequence MQVLVRDNNVDQALKALKKKMQREGIFREMKLRRHFEKPSERRAREAAEAVRRARKMERKRLEREGF is encoded by the coding sequence GTGCAGGTTCTGGTCCGTGACAATAATGTCGATCAAGCGCTCAAAGCGCTTAAAAAGAAAATGCAGCGCGAAGGCATTTTTCGTGAAATGAAGCTGCGCCGCCATTTCGAGAAGCCTTCTGAGCGCCGGGCGCGTGAGGCTGCTGAAGCGGTGCGCCGTGCACGTAAAATGGAGCGTAAACGTCTGGAACGTGAAGGCTTCTAA
- a CDS encoding MucR family transcriptional regulator has translation MSEHDNNKALLELTVKIVSSHVANNPVTSEDLPSMIKRVYEALRGAGAVEAEPERPQPAVPIKRSVFPDYIVCLEDGKKLKMLKRHLQSAYGMSPEQYRERWGLPADYPLVAPNYAERRSHLAREIGLGRKINANLDLSGRKDRVLGNENEDGTGRSGRKRA, from the coding sequence ATGTCCGAGCATGACAACAATAAAGCTCTCCTTGAGCTTACAGTGAAAATCGTCTCTTCACATGTTGCAAATAACCCCGTGACAAGTGAAGATCTGCCTTCGATGATCAAACGCGTCTATGAAGCCCTTCGCGGGGCCGGCGCCGTTGAGGCAGAGCCAGAGCGTCCGCAGCCAGCTGTGCCGATCAAACGCTCGGTATTTCCGGATTACATCGTGTGTCTGGAAGACGGCAAGAAGCTCAAGATGCTGAAACGCCATCTTCAGAGCGCTTATGGCATGAGCCCGGAACAATATCGCGAGCGTTGGGGCCTCCCGGCGGACTATCCCCTGGTTGCGCCGAATTACGCGGAGCGTCGCTCACATCTCGCGCGCGAGATCGGGCTCGGTCGCAAAATAAACGCCAATCTTGATCTTTCCGGCCGGAAAGATCGCGTCCTTGGTAATGAGAATGAGGATGGCACAGGTCGGTCAGGCCGCAAACGCGCTTAA
- a CDS encoding glycosyltransferase family 2 protein: MTARPPVELSIIVPCFNEAGNIQLFYNAICKVLTDMAWEIIFVDDDSPDGTSRIVAFIAQQDARVRLLRRVGRRGLSSAVIEGVLASTAPLLAVIDGDMQHDESILPQMIAPLRESRLDMMVASRFMEGGDSAGLAHRGRHLLSRTGIKLGQIFLKHPLTDPMSGYFAFRRDCFNQALPKLTGTGFKILLEMMLALPCSVRMGEVPFIFRERHAGESKLGPIVLFQFLGMLVERVIGHIIPMRFFVFAFVGALGILVNLAVSEGARFAGLSFGASQLTGMIAAIIMNFFLNNCLTYHDRPLKGWLRLSTGFAVFMVGCSLGAYANIGVAEMIYHADRHWSQASAAGAVIGVVWNYAVASTLVWR, from the coding sequence ATGACGGCGCGCCCGCCGGTAGAACTTTCCATTATCGTGCCCTGTTTCAATGAGGCGGGGAATATTCAACTTTTTTACAATGCGATCTGCAAGGTTCTCACCGATATGGCGTGGGAAATCATCTTTGTTGATGATGACTCGCCGGATGGGACCTCCCGAATTGTGGCATTCATCGCGCAGCAGGATGCGCGTGTTCGGCTTTTGCGCCGCGTTGGGCGGCGCGGGCTCTCATCGGCGGTGATTGAAGGTGTGCTTGCCTCCACCGCGCCGCTACTCGCCGTCATAGATGGCGATATGCAGCATGACGAATCCATCCTTCCGCAGATGATCGCACCCCTCCGAGAGAGTCGTTTAGATATGATGGTCGCCAGCCGCTTTATGGAGGGTGGTGACAGTGCGGGGCTGGCTCATCGGGGGCGGCACCTCCTTTCCCGCACCGGGATCAAACTTGGCCAGATTTTTCTCAAACACCCTTTGACCGATCCGATGAGCGGCTATTTCGCTTTCCGTCGCGACTGCTTTAATCAGGCGCTGCCAAAGCTGACGGGGACGGGGTTCAAAATCCTGCTGGAAATGATGCTCGCCCTGCCATGCTCTGTGCGTATGGGTGAAGTGCCTTTCATTTTTCGTGAAAGACATGCGGGTGAGAGCAAATTAGGGCCGATCGTCCTGTTTCAGTTTCTCGGCATGTTGGTGGAGCGTGTGATCGGGCATATCATTCCGATGCGCTTCTTCGTTTTCGCTTTTGTCGGGGCGCTTGGCATATTGGTCAATCTGGCCGTGTCAGAAGGGGCGCGTTTCGCCGGGTTAAGTTTCGGGGCCAGTCAATTGACCGGCATGATCGCCGCCATCATCATGAATTTTTTTCTGAATAACTGCCTGACATATCATGATCGCCCGCTCAAAGGCTGGCTGCGCCTCTCGACTGGTTTCGCGGTTTTTATGGTTGGATGCAGCCTTGGTGCTTACGCGAATATCGGCGTCGCGGAGATGATCTATCACGCTGATCGGCATTGGAGCCAGGCCAGCGCCGCCGGTGCGGTGATCGGTGTGGTATGGAATTACGCCGTCGCCTCCACACTTGTCTGGCGGTGA
- a CDS encoding DUF177 domain-containing protein — translation MELPSELDCRVALHGRNGAERRVKVEANHEECERIAERLMIPAVKMLTCTYKVMSLHDHSVICDGWLDTQVVLACCVSGELFEDIVSEAFRVRFVTAARESSQDFLDPDLPDEIIFDGQVVDLGALTIEQLALALPPFPRKPDLPEVDAAENPATPDDDMPTTRPFAHLAHLMNKKSREGD, via the coding sequence GTGGAGCTTCCTTCTGAACTGGATTGCCGTGTGGCGCTTCACGGTCGAAACGGGGCGGAGCGTCGCGTCAAGGTGGAAGCAAATCACGAGGAATGTGAGCGCATCGCTGAACGCCTCATGATCCCCGCCGTCAAGATGCTGACATGCACTTATAAAGTAATGTCCCTGCACGATCATTCCGTCATTTGCGACGGATGGCTTGACACGCAGGTTGTGCTTGCCTGCTGCGTCTCCGGCGAGCTGTTTGAAGATATTGTGTCGGAGGCGTTTCGCGTCCGTTTCGTGACGGCGGCGCGTGAGAGCTCGCAGGATTTTCTTGACCCGGACCTGCCGGATGAAATCATTTTTGATGGGCAGGTCGTTGATCTCGGCGCGCTAACGATTGAGCAACTGGCCCTGGCATTACCGCCTTTTCCGCGTAAGCCGGACCTTCCAGAGGTCGATGCTGCCGAAAACCCCGCCACGCCGGATGACGATATGCCGACGACCCGCCCTTTCGCGCATCTCGCACATTTGATGAATAAGAAATCCCGCGAGGGCGATTAA
- a CDS encoding response regulator transcription factor, which translates to MKSAHILVVDDDPRLLKLIKRFLDENGFRVTTAANAAEVRHFLKMVQPDAMIVDVMMPGEDGISLTRALRDEGCAWPIMALTARGEPEERVDGLEAGADDYMAKPFEPRELVLRLQGHLRRATGQVPQCGTRLIRIGTLEFDAHRGLLNGGDGTIHLTGRDVALLQLFCSRPGAILSREVIAGALALEDVSERSVDVQVTRLRKRIEPDPREPRHLQTVRGRGYVFRP; encoded by the coding sequence TTGAAATCAGCGCATATCCTCGTCGTCGATGATGACCCCCGTCTTTTGAAACTGATCAAGCGGTTTCTCGATGAGAATGGCTTTCGGGTGACGACGGCCGCCAATGCGGCGGAGGTGCGTCATTTTCTGAAAATGGTTCAGCCCGATGCCATGATTGTGGACGTGATGATGCCGGGCGAGGATGGCATTTCCCTGACGCGGGCCTTGCGGGACGAGGGGTGCGCATGGCCGATCATGGCGTTGACAGCGCGTGGCGAGCCGGAGGAGCGCGTTGACGGGCTTGAGGCTGGGGCGGATGATTATATGGCCAAACCTTTTGAACCAAGGGAGTTGGTCCTGCGGCTTCAGGGCCATTTGCGGCGCGCCACAGGGCAGGTGCCCCAATGCGGGACACGTCTGATCCGGATCGGCACGCTTGAATTTGACGCTCATCGTGGGCTGCTGAATGGCGGTGACGGCACCATTCATCTGACGGGCCGGGATGTCGCCTTGCTTCAACTTTTCTGCTCCCGCCCCGGGGCCATTCTGTCGCGTGAGGTCATTGCAGGTGCGCTGGCGCTGGAAGATGTGAGTGAGCGCAGCGTTGATGTTCAGGTGACACGTCTGCGCAAGCGAATTGAGCCGGACCCCAGAGAGCCTCGGCACCTACAGACGGTGCGCGGACGCGGCTACGTCTTCAGACCCTGA
- the bamE gene encoding outer membrane protein assembly factor BamE yields the protein MTRVKLVHTSRGSAFSLRYAAATLALSVPLLVGCSVFGSIPQNRGTLVEKSDFKLLVPGTSTKDDVRQLIGSPTTTSTFDDNKWIYISLVTHQQPLSYPKIRKQNVTVLAFDHGGVLRNVSQYDSSDRYNVGMAPGATPAPGTKVNVFQQLLGNVGRYNPLGNMNNQFGGSQGPLGGGAIGTGNGGTGKLDPVR from the coding sequence ATGACACGCGTGAAACTTGTCCACACATCCAGGGGTTCAGCTTTTTCCCTGCGCTATGCCGCCGCCACTTTGGCGCTGTCCGTACCCTTGCTGGTTGGCTGTTCTGTCTTCGGGTCGATTCCGCAAAATCGTGGCACGCTTGTTGAGAAGTCCGATTTCAAACTCCTCGTCCCAGGCACCAGCACAAAAGATGACGTGCGGCAACTCATCGGCTCCCCGACGACGACATCCACTTTTGACGATAATAAGTGGATCTATATCTCGCTCGTCACGCATCAACAGCCGCTGAGCTATCCCAAAATCCGCAAGCAGAATGTCACTGTGCTGGCGTTTGATCATGGTGGCGTTCTGCGCAACGTATCGCAATATGACTCCAGCGACCGTTATAATGTCGGCATGGCACCGGGCGCGACGCCGGCACCCGGGACAAAGGTTAATGTCTTCCAGCAATTGCTGGGCAATGTGGGCCGCTATAATCCGCTTGGAAACATGAATAACCAGTTCGGCGGCAGCCAGGGCCCGCTTGGGGGTGGTGCCATCGGGACCGGTAATGGCGGAACAGGTAAACTCGATCCCGTAAGATAG
- a CDS encoding MarR family winged helix-turn-helix transcriptional regulator — MRDIQHPRRQGLPARNVTSTHLYLREEQVRSAWEATTKAFRQLEKQSDARRMEHGIGKAHQRILILLANRPGLSVGDVQRKLVVSKQSLNRELNLLLRKRYVTCTIDGVDRRVRRLHVTDKGRELADICFEPLRQSLTAAYRQAGAQAVEGFQQVLACLTRDGDET; from the coding sequence ATGCGTGATATCCAGCACCCGCGCCGCCAGGGGCTTCCCGCGCGTAACGTCACCTCGACACATCTTTACCTCCGGGAGGAACAGGTCCGCAGCGCGTGGGAAGCCACGACGAAAGCCTTCCGACAGCTTGAGAAACAGTCAGATGCAAGGCGGATGGAGCACGGTATCGGCAAGGCGCATCAGCGCATCCTGATCCTTCTCGCCAACCGGCCCGGCCTCTCTGTCGGGGATGTACAGCGTAAACTGGTTGTGTCAAAGCAGAGCCTCAACCGGGAGTTGAATCTGCTGCTTCGAAAACGTTACGTCACCTGCACGATTGATGGAGTCGATCGACGCGTGCGGCGCCTTCACGTCACGGATAAAGGGCGTGAGCTTGCCGATATCTGCTTTGAACCTCTGCGGCAGTCCCTGACGGCGGCTTATCGACAGGCCGGGGCGCAGGCTGTGGAAGGGTTTCAGCAGGTTCTTGCCTGTCTGACGCGCGATGGAGACGAAACTTGA
- the ihfB gene encoding integration host factor subunit beta — MTRSELIALLSEAYPQLTTRYIERIVQTLFSEIVSSLARGDRVELRGFGAFGVKKRGARLGRNPKTGEAVEIDQKYVSFFKTGKELRERINAKGRVRR; from the coding sequence ATGACGAGATCTGAGCTTATCGCACTGCTGAGTGAAGCATACCCGCAGCTTACAACCCGATATATAGAGCGCATTGTGCAAACGCTTTTTTCCGAGATTGTTTCCTCCCTCGCGCGCGGGGATCGGGTGGAACTGCGTGGTTTCGGGGCTTTTGGCGTCAAAAAACGCGGCGCCCGGCTGGGTCGCAATCCCAAAACGGGTGAGGCCGTGGAAATAGACCAGAAATATGTTTCATTTTTCAAAACCGGGAAGGAACTCCGGGAGCGCATCAACGCCAAAGGCCGAGTAAGGCGATAG
- a CDS encoding Lrp/AsnC family transcriptional regulator, protein MTRHDSDTYKAIAPSPIDEHALDATDLRIVGELQIHGRMTNVELARRTGLSAPPCLRRVRRLEELGILKGYHADVDVEKLGWPITFFALIGLESQKGAALEDFEGRVADWDEVRECHMIRGGGDFLLRLIARNPNHQNELTRRLTDLDAVARVVTLQTIRTSLSRAGIPL, encoded by the coding sequence ATGACGCGACATGATTCCGATACGTATAAGGCAATCGCACCCTCCCCAATAGATGAACATGCGCTGGACGCAACCGACCTTCGGATTGTTGGGGAATTGCAGATTCATGGTCGCATGACCAACGTTGAACTCGCGCGTCGCACGGGGCTCTCCGCGCCCCCATGTCTCAGGCGGGTCCGACGATTGGAGGAATTGGGCATCCTCAAGGGCTATCATGCCGATGTGGATGTTGAGAAGCTCGGCTGGCCCATCACTTTTTTTGCGCTGATCGGGCTCGAAAGTCAGAAGGGTGCCGCGCTGGAAGATTTTGAGGGTCGGGTCGCGGATTGGGATGAGGTGCGCGAATGTCATATGATTCGCGGCGGCGGCGATTTTCTGCTGCGCCTCATCGCGCGGAACCCTAATCATCAGAACGAACTCACCCGCCGCCTGACGGATCTGGACGCCGTCGCGCGTGTCGTCACCCTGCAGACAATCCGTACCAGCCTCAGCCGGGCCGGAATTCCTCTATGA